From a single Capsicum annuum cultivar UCD-10X-F1 chromosome 12, UCD10Xv1.1, whole genome shotgun sequence genomic region:
- the LOC107851029 gene encoding phosphatidylinositol/phosphatidylcholine transfer protein SFH2 isoform X1: protein MCVISEEAINQFGVLMEQVDEVLKTTFQNVHQGCPRDVYLRFLTAREGNVANAHKMLVDSLTWRVQNEIDDILAKPILPTELCRAIRDSQLIGMPGYTREGLPIFAFGAGLSTFDKASVHYYVQSHIQINEYRDRVVMPAASKKYGKPINKSVKVLDMTGLKLSALNQIKLLTIISSIDDLNYPEKVVAYYIVNAPYIFSACWKVVKPLLQERTRKKVQVLSGCGQDDLLKIMDYSSLPHFCRREGSGSSKYSGSLNENCYSLDHPFHQQLYDYIKQQALIRRPVRPVKQGSVHVDFPDAVTEGTEFVQTLASEFQKFEKQNGLAQSLDDLNINDHRS, encoded by the exons ATGTGTGTGATTTCAGAAGAAGCCATCAACCAGTTTGGAGTTTTAATGGAGCAAG TTGATGAAGTACTCAAAACTACTTTTCAG AATGTTCATCAAGGCTGTCCAAGGGACGTTTATCTGCGGTTCCTAACAGCAAGAGAGGGAAATGTTGCAAATGCTCATAAAATG TTGGTTGATTCTTTGACGTGGAGGGTCCAAAATGAGATAGATGATATTTTAGCG AAACCTATCCTTCCTACTGAACTTTGCAGAGCAATTCGTGATTCTCAACTAATAGGAATGCCAGGTTACACAAGAGAG GGCCTTCCAATATTCGCTTTTGGTGCAGGTCTCAGCACATTTGATAAAGCATCT GTCCATTATTATGTGCAATCACACATTCAGATTAATGAATATCGTGATCGCGTGGTTATG CCTGCTGCATCTAAGAAGTATGGGAAACCTATCAACAAATCTGTGAAGGTTTTAGATATGACCGGCTTGAAACTTTCAGCTCTAAACCAAATAAAG TTATTGACTATAATTTCCTCCATCGATGACCTAAACTACCCGGAGAAGGTAGTTGCATACTACATTGTGAATGCTCCCTATATCTTTTCAGCTTGTTGGAAG GTCGTCAAACCTCTTCTACAGGAGAGAACCAGGAAAAAGGTTCAGGTTTTATCAGGTTGTGGACAGGATGATCTATTAAAG ATCATGGACTATTCGTCACTCCCCCATTTTTGCCGGAGAGAAGGTTCTGGATCTTCCAAATACTCGGGCAGCTTGAATGAAAATTGTTATTCCTTGGATCATCCGTTCCACCAGCAACTTTATGATTACATAAAACAGCAGGCATTAATTCGTAGGCCTGTTCGGCCTGTTAAACAAGGCTCTGTCCATGTGGATTTTCCTGATGCTGTCACCGAGGGGACTGAGTTTGTTCAGACGTTGGCATcagaatttcaaaaatttgaaaagcAAAATGGTCTTGCTCAATCGCTAGATGACCTTAATATCAATGATCATCGATCATAG
- the LOC107851029 gene encoding phosphatidylinositol/phosphatidylcholine transfer protein SFH9 isoform X2, whose translation MLVDSLTWRVQNEIDDILAKPILPTELCRAIRDSQLIGMPGYTREGLPIFAFGAGLSTFDKASVHYYVQSHIQINEYRDRVVMPAASKKYGKPINKSVKVLDMTGLKLSALNQIKLLTIISSIDDLNYPEKVVAYYIVNAPYIFSACWKVVKPLLQERTRKKVQVLSGCGQDDLLKIMDYSSLPHFCRREGSGSSKYSGSLNENCYSLDHPFHQQLYDYIKQQALIRRPVRPVKQGSVHVDFPDAVTEGTEFVQTLASEFQKFEKQNGLAQSLDDLNINDHRS comes from the exons ATG TTGGTTGATTCTTTGACGTGGAGGGTCCAAAATGAGATAGATGATATTTTAGCG AAACCTATCCTTCCTACTGAACTTTGCAGAGCAATTCGTGATTCTCAACTAATAGGAATGCCAGGTTACACAAGAGAG GGCCTTCCAATATTCGCTTTTGGTGCAGGTCTCAGCACATTTGATAAAGCATCT GTCCATTATTATGTGCAATCACACATTCAGATTAATGAATATCGTGATCGCGTGGTTATG CCTGCTGCATCTAAGAAGTATGGGAAACCTATCAACAAATCTGTGAAGGTTTTAGATATGACCGGCTTGAAACTTTCAGCTCTAAACCAAATAAAG TTATTGACTATAATTTCCTCCATCGATGACCTAAACTACCCGGAGAAGGTAGTTGCATACTACATTGTGAATGCTCCCTATATCTTTTCAGCTTGTTGGAAG GTCGTCAAACCTCTTCTACAGGAGAGAACCAGGAAAAAGGTTCAGGTTTTATCAGGTTGTGGACAGGATGATCTATTAAAG ATCATGGACTATTCGTCACTCCCCCATTTTTGCCGGAGAGAAGGTTCTGGATCTTCCAAATACTCGGGCAGCTTGAATGAAAATTGTTATTCCTTGGATCATCCGTTCCACCAGCAACTTTATGATTACATAAAACAGCAGGCATTAATTCGTAGGCCTGTTCGGCCTGTTAAACAAGGCTCTGTCCATGTGGATTTTCCTGATGCTGTCACCGAGGGGACTGAGTTTGTTCAGACGTTGGCATcagaatttcaaaaatttgaaaagcAAAATGGTCTTGCTCAATCGCTAGATGACCTTAATATCAATGATCATCGATCATAG
- the LOC107851027 gene encoding WEB family protein At5g55860-like: MLRNRRQNGGSPRYPASPTSSPSSSPRIIVTRNIGGSPTSRHEVGEIDTRSPFQSVRAAVTLFGEAGIATRASSPQKANNKPISNTFKKSKTVEEGVQEKESQLNLALRQVDSFKQQIRSTETTKGHALRELQNAKTTLQELTTQLQTLCKSKQAAIQETQAATARATQLRLDIAHSTQSLREAKEEADRNKFDSHHHHQLLVETSKGIQVLQEQLNSVRALDLDSYTKASSELDLTKNTFQDIVAEERSLRSLLDSIQAELDSLKGHNSQLKKKADEAEAIAEKLRLDLDNSKLKEKRDAIHQFTCEAVQFLKEAEEMKKKVELLRQETVTARAAVKEAEEGLKVALREDEEAKEAGTLASDQNHIIEEEKIKLAVEKYEDFSKKVEKIRTEVDTKVAAAMAQVETITANEKEVLMKVEAGLKEKQDMEVAIKEALKAAEMAEAAKKVIEGQLRKKLSRKRGWRIF, encoded by the exons ATGTTGAGAAACCGCAGGCAAAATGGGGGGTCTCCAAGATACCCAGCTTCTCCAACGAGTAGTCCATCAAGTTCTCCAAGAATAATAGTAACTCGAAACATAGGTGGTTCCCCTACAAGTCGACATGAGGTGGGAGAGATTGATACCAGATCACCTTTTCAATCCGTTAGAGCTGCTGTTACTTTGTTTGGCGAAGCTGGTATTGCTACTCGTGCTTCATCCCCACAGAAGGCTAATAATAAGCCTATCAGCAACACctttaagaaatcaaaaactGTCGAAGAG GGGGTGCAGGAGAAGGAGAGTCAGCTTAACTTGGCCCTCAGACAAGTCGACAGCTTCAAACAACAGATAAGAAGCACCGAGACTACAAAAGGCCATGCCCTCCGTGAGCTCCAAAATGCCAAGACAACTTTGCAGGAGCTCACAACCCAGCTTCAAACATTATGCAAATCAAAGCAAGCAGCTATTCAGGAAACACAGGCTGCAACTGCACGCGCCACACAACTACGACTTGATATTGCACATTCCACGCAATCTCTTAGAGAAGCTAAGGAAGAAGCAGACAGGAACAAATTCgattctcatcatcatcatcaacttcTAGTGGAAACTAGTAAGGGGATTCAAGTCTTACAAGAACAACTCAACAGCGTCCGTGCCTTGGATCTGGATTCTTACACCAAAGCAAGTTCAGAGCTTGATCTTACGAAAAACACATTTCAAGATATTGTCGCAGAAGAAAGGTCATTAAGAAGTCTGTTGGATTCCATTCAAGCAGAATTAGATAGCTTGAAGGGTCATAACTCTCAACTAAAAAAGAAGGCAGATGAAGCAGAAGCCATTGCTGAGAAATTGCGTTTAGATCTTGATAACAGCAAGCTGAAAGAGAAGCGAGATGCAATCCATCAGTTTACTTGTGAGGCTGTTCAGTTTCTAAAGGAGGcagaggagatgaagaagaaggtgGAACTACTCAGACAAGAAACTGTCACAGCTCGAGCTGCAGTTAAGGAAGCAGAAGAAGGACTGAAAGTTGCACTAAGAGAAGATGAAGAGGCGAAAGAGGCAGGGACGCTTGCAAGTGATCAGAATCATATTATAGAGGAGGAAAAGATCAAACTGGCAGTTGAGAAGTACGAAGATTTCagcaaaaaagttgaaaaaatcagAACTGAGGTTGACACAAAAGTTGCTGCTGCCATGGCTCAAGTAGAAACTATAACTGCGAATGAAAAGGAAGTTCTCATGAAAGTGGAGGCAGGTCTGAAAGAGAAGCAGGACATGGAAGTTGCAATCAAGGAAGCTTTGAAGGCGGCAGAGATGGCTGAGGCAGCCAAAAAGGTCATTGAGGGCCAACTGCGAAAAAAACTATCAAGAAAACGAGGATGGAGAATCTTCTAA